In the Mycolicibacter sp. MU0102 genome, one interval contains:
- the scpA gene encoding methylmalonyl-CoA mutase, with translation MTTSTSHGTLGSFAEVALHGDRVAEPVTESAVAEHVAAAAAAHGYTPEQLEWQTPEGIAVKPVYTAADRSAAVAEGYPLDSFPGEAPFVRGPYPTMYVNQPWTIRQYAGFSTAADSNAFYRRNLAAGQKGLSVAFDLATHRGYDSDHPRVQGDVGMAGVAIDSILDMRQLFDGIDLSAVSVSMTMNGAVLPILALYVVAAEEQGVPPEKLAGTIQNDILKEFMVRNTYIYPPKPSMRIISDIFGYTSAKMPKFNSISISGYHIQEAGATADLELAYTLADGVDYIKAGLDAGLDIDKFAPRLSFFWGIGMNFFMEVAKLRAGRLLWSELVARFDPKSSKSLSLRTHSQTSGWSLTAQDVFNNVARTCVEAMAATQGHTQSLHTNALDEALALPTDFSARIARNTQLLLQQESGTTRPIDPWGGSYYVEWLTHQLAQRARAHIEEVEAHGGMAQAISEGIPKLRIEEAAARTQARIDSGRQPLIGVNKYQVAEDQEIEVLKVENSRVRAEQLAKLEQLRAERDEAACQAALAELTRAAGANGPAGEDGLGNNLMALAIDAARAKATLGEISDALEKVYGRHQAEIRTISGVYRDEVGKGSNIASATALVEKFAEADGRRPRILVAKMGQDGHDRGQKVIATAFADIGFDVDVGALFSTPDEVARQAADNDVHVVGVSSLAAGHLTLVPALRDALAQVGRPDIMIVVGGVIPPGDFDELYAAGATAIFPPGTVIADAAVDLLKTLASRRGYELADQAEPAADQK, from the coding sequence ATGACCACGAGCACCTCACATGGCACGCTCGGCAGTTTCGCCGAGGTTGCGCTGCACGGTGACCGCGTCGCCGAACCGGTGACCGAGAGCGCCGTCGCCGAGCACGTCGCGGCCGCCGCGGCCGCGCACGGCTACACACCTGAGCAGCTGGAATGGCAGACCCCGGAGGGAATTGCGGTCAAGCCGGTGTACACCGCGGCCGATCGCTCCGCCGCGGTCGCCGAGGGTTACCCGCTGGACAGCTTCCCCGGCGAGGCGCCGTTCGTACGCGGGCCGTACCCGACGATGTACGTCAACCAGCCGTGGACGATTCGCCAGTACGCCGGGTTCTCGACCGCGGCGGACTCCAACGCCTTCTACCGGCGCAACCTCGCGGCCGGTCAGAAGGGCCTGTCGGTCGCGTTCGACCTGGCCACCCACCGCGGCTACGACTCGGATCACCCCCGGGTGCAGGGTGACGTCGGAATGGCCGGGGTCGCAATCGATTCCATCCTGGACATGCGACAACTGTTCGACGGGATCGACCTGAGCGCGGTCAGCGTCTCGATGACCATGAACGGCGCCGTGCTGCCGATCCTGGCGCTGTACGTGGTGGCCGCCGAGGAGCAGGGGGTGCCACCGGAGAAACTGGCCGGCACCATCCAGAACGACATCCTCAAAGAGTTCATGGTGCGCAACACCTACATCTATCCGCCGAAGCCCTCGATGCGGATCATCTCCGACATCTTCGGCTACACCAGCGCGAAGATGCCGAAGTTCAACTCCATCTCGATCTCGGGCTACCACATCCAAGAGGCCGGTGCCACAGCCGATCTCGAGTTGGCCTACACGTTGGCCGACGGGGTGGACTACATCAAGGCCGGCCTGGATGCCGGTCTGGACATCGACAAGTTCGCGCCCCGGCTGTCGTTCTTCTGGGGCATCGGGATGAACTTCTTCATGGAGGTCGCCAAGCTGCGTGCGGGCCGCCTGCTGTGGAGTGAGTTGGTCGCCCGCTTCGACCCCAAGAGCTCGAAATCGCTGTCACTGCGCACGCATTCGCAGACCTCGGGATGGTCGCTGACCGCCCAGGACGTCTTCAACAACGTCGCACGAACCTGCGTCGAGGCGATGGCCGCCACCCAGGGTCACACCCAGTCGCTGCATACCAACGCCTTGGATGAGGCGCTGGCACTGCCGACTGACTTCTCCGCCCGCATCGCCCGCAACACCCAGCTGCTGTTGCAGCAGGAGTCGGGCACCACCCGGCCGATCGACCCGTGGGGCGGTTCCTACTACGTGGAGTGGCTGACCCACCAGTTGGCGCAGCGGGCCCGGGCGCACATCGAGGAGGTCGAGGCGCACGGCGGCATGGCCCAGGCCATCAGCGAGGGCATCCCGAAGCTGCGCATCGAGGAGGCCGCCGCCCGCACTCAGGCCCGCATCGACTCCGGGCGTCAGCCGCTGATCGGCGTCAACAAGTACCAGGTCGCCGAAGACCAGGAGATCGAGGTCCTCAAGGTCGAGAACAGCCGGGTGCGCGCCGAGCAGTTGGCCAAGCTCGAGCAGCTGCGCGCCGAGCGCGACGAGGCTGCCTGCCAGGCCGCGCTGGCCGAGCTGACTCGGGCGGCCGGCGCCAATGGTCCGGCCGGTGAGGACGGGCTGGGCAACAACCTGATGGCGCTGGCCATCGACGCCGCCCGGGCCAAGGCCACCCTCGGGGAGATCTCCGACGCGCTGGAGAAGGTCTACGGTCGCCATCAGGCCGAGATTCGCACGATCTCTGGCGTCTACCGTGACGAAGTCGGGAAGGGCAGCAACATCGCTAGCGCAACCGCTCTGGTGGAGAAGTTCGCCGAGGCCGACGGCCGCCGGCCCCGCATCCTGGTCGCCAAGATGGGCCAGGACGGCCACGACCGTGGCCAGAAGGTGATCGCCACCGCGTTCGCCGACATCGGCTTCGACGTGGACGTCGGTGCCCTGTTCTCCACCCCCGACGAGGTGGCCCGCCAGGCTGCCGACAACGACGTGCACGTGGTCGGGGTGTCCTCGCTGGCCGCCGGGCACCTGACGTTGGTGCCGGCGCTGCGTGACGCGCTGGCGCAGGTCGGCCGGCCCGACATCATGATCGTGGTCGGGGGAGTGATCCCGCCCGGCGACTTCGACGAGCTCTATGCCGCCGGGGCGACCGCGATCTTCCCGCCCGGCACGGTGATCGCCGACGCTGCGGTGGACCTGCTGAAGACCCTCGCGTCCCGGCGAGGGTACGAGCTCGCCGACCAAGCAGAACCGGCGGCAGACCAGAAATAA
- a CDS encoding TVP38/TMEM64 family protein, producing the protein MPAATRIPQVLRGAWSAFIATARQVALRRLALTTAVVLSLVAVALLVPVPSAVQLRDWAQTLGPWFPVAFLVAHTVVTVFPFPRTAFTLAAGLLFGPWLGVLLAVVASALSAVGVLILMRVFGWQLSRVVRHPRLDSLDARLRQRGWPAVVSLRLIPAIPFSVINYAAGASAVRLVPYSVATLIGLLPGTAAVVVLGDALTGEVSPLLFAVSACTAAVGVALLVYEVRSHRAHRPEAGPQARELDPAEPVTIG; encoded by the coding sequence ATGCCCGCCGCGACCCGAATCCCGCAGGTGCTGCGTGGCGCCTGGTCGGCATTCATCGCCACAGCGCGCCAAGTGGCGCTACGACGCTTGGCGTTGACCACGGCGGTCGTCTTGAGCCTGGTCGCGGTGGCACTGCTGGTCCCCGTGCCCTCGGCGGTGCAACTGCGGGACTGGGCGCAGACGTTGGGGCCGTGGTTTCCGGTGGCGTTTCTGGTTGCGCACACCGTCGTCACGGTGTTCCCCTTCCCGCGGACCGCGTTCACCCTGGCCGCCGGCCTGCTGTTCGGCCCCTGGCTGGGTGTTCTGCTGGCGGTGGTGGCCAGCGCGCTGAGCGCCGTGGGTGTGCTGATCCTGATGCGGGTGTTCGGTTGGCAGTTGAGCCGGGTGGTGCGTCATCCGCGGCTCGACTCACTCGACGCCCGCCTTCGTCAGCGCGGATGGCCCGCCGTGGTGTCGCTGCGGTTGATTCCGGCGATCCCGTTCTCGGTGATCAACTACGCCGCCGGTGCCTCGGCGGTGCGACTGGTGCCGTACTCGGTGGCCACCCTGATAGGTCTGCTGCCGGGCACGGCCGCGGTGGTGGTGCTCGGCGACGCCCTGACCGGTGAGGTGAGCCCGCTGCTGTTCGCGGTTTCGGCGTGCACCGCCGCGGTCGGGGTGGCACTGCTTGTCTACGAGGTGCGCTCGCACCGCGCACACCGGCCCGAGGCCGGCCCCCAAGCCCGCGAACTCGACCCGGCCGAACCGGTGACCATCGGCTGA
- the meaB gene encoding methylmalonyl Co-A mutase-associated GTPase MeaB, translating into MADNVSDTVAELAAAVRSGDRSVLPRAITLVESTRADHRQQAQELLLELLPDAGGARRVGITGVPGVGKSTTIEALGMHLIEQGHRVAVLAVDPSSTRTGGSILGDKTRMQRLGTHERAYIRPSPTSGTLGGVAKATRETVVLLEAAGFDVILIETVGVGQSEVTVANMVDTFVFLTLARTGDQLQGIKKGVLELADIVVVNKADGNHLAEARLAARELSTAIRLIYPRETLWRPPVLTMSAIEGTGLPEFWETVERHRQTLIEAGEFDARRRAQQVDWTRQLVRDAVLERALSDQAVRAVRTEVEQQVLRGELTPALAAQRILEAIWN; encoded by the coding sequence ATGGCCGACAACGTGTCTGACACCGTCGCCGAGTTGGCGGCGGCGGTGCGCTCCGGCGACCGCTCCGTGCTGCCGCGGGCCATCACCCTGGTCGAGTCCACCCGCGCCGATCACCGCCAGCAGGCACAGGAGCTGCTGCTGGAGCTGTTGCCTGACGCCGGCGGGGCGCGGCGGGTGGGCATCACCGGTGTTCCCGGCGTGGGCAAGTCGACCACCATCGAAGCCCTCGGGATGCACCTGATCGAGCAGGGCCACCGGGTGGCGGTGCTCGCCGTTGACCCGTCCTCGACGCGCACCGGTGGTTCGATCCTGGGGGACAAGACCCGGATGCAGCGGCTGGGGACGCACGAACGCGCCTACATCCGTCCGTCGCCGACGTCGGGCACCCTGGGCGGGGTCGCCAAGGCGACTCGCGAGACGGTGGTGCTGCTGGAGGCCGCCGGTTTCGACGTGATCCTGATCGAGACCGTCGGCGTCGGCCAGTCCGAGGTCACAGTCGCCAACATGGTCGACACCTTCGTCTTTTTGACCCTGGCCCGCACCGGCGACCAGTTGCAGGGCATCAAGAAGGGTGTGCTGGAACTGGCCGACATCGTGGTGGTCAACAAAGCCGACGGCAACCACTTGGCCGAAGCGCGCCTGGCTGCACGAGAGTTGTCGACCGCGATCCGGCTCATCTATCCCCGCGAAACGCTTTGGCGGCCACCGGTTTTGACGATGAGCGCGATCGAGGGCACCGGGCTGCCGGAATTCTGGGAGACCGTCGAGCGGCATCGGCAGACGCTGATCGAAGCGGGCGAATTCGACGCCCGGCGCCGGGCACAACAGGTGGACTGGACCCGCCAGTTGGTCCGCGACGCCGTGCTGGAACGCGCACTGTCGGACCAGGCGGTGCGCGCCGTGCGCACCGAGGTGGAACAGCAGGTACTGCGCGGAGAACTGACCCCCGCGCTGGCCGCCCAGCGAATCCTCGAGGCCATCTGGAATTAG
- a CDS encoding AMP-binding protein has product MSVTETHIPTLLANLERDKPDEPAYTFIDYDVDPAGYRETVTWSQLRNRVRVVAAELATCASPGDRVAILAPQSLEYIVGFYGALEAGMIAVPLPVPMFGVHDERVSAALRDSAPAAILTTTSAVGDIASSIKGLGGKPPVVIEIDALDLDSEPLAAPGATAQTKVAFLQYTSGSTRTPAGVMVTHANAVSNMVQMADDTFALTGGKAPEGLNLVSWMPFYHDLGLLGTVIYPMVLRVHTVHMSPMAFLAKPARWMQELAKAPVGFTGGPNFAYELAVRRTSDEDMAGLDLSNVHTFCFGAERIHAATLRRFVDRFTKFNVNPAALRPGYGLAEASVYLTSNTPGNPPPTARFDYTKLAAGTAVPSGAEGGVELVSCGVPRACTLRIVDPETQTENPEGTVGEIWTHGPNVAAGYWHNQQATEATFGGKLVDPTPGTPQGPWLMTGDLGVISGGELYIVGRIKDLLIVDGRNHYPDDIEATVQEITGGRVAAVSIPNSHSEQLVTIAEFKNKGGSDEEILDRLTEVRRKVTAALSKAHGLVSGDLVLVSPGAIPITTSGKIRRSSCVEIYQRDGFDRLDATARSV; this is encoded by the coding sequence ATGTCGGTAACTGAAACGCACATCCCGACCCTGTTGGCGAACCTCGAGCGGGACAAGCCAGACGAGCCTGCGTACACGTTCATCGACTACGACGTCGACCCCGCCGGCTACCGCGAGACCGTGACATGGTCGCAGCTGCGCAACCGCGTCCGGGTGGTGGCGGCCGAACTGGCGACCTGCGCCTCTCCCGGCGACCGGGTGGCGATTCTGGCCCCGCAGAGCCTGGAGTACATCGTCGGGTTCTACGGTGCGCTGGAGGCGGGCATGATCGCCGTCCCGCTGCCGGTGCCGATGTTCGGCGTGCACGACGAGCGCGTGTCGGCGGCGCTGCGTGACAGTGCTCCGGCGGCGATCCTGACGACCACGTCGGCGGTCGGTGACATCGCCAGCTCGATCAAGGGCCTGGGCGGAAAGCCGCCGGTGGTCATCGAGATCGACGCGTTGGACCTCGACTCCGAGCCGCTGGCAGCCCCCGGCGCGACGGCACAGACCAAGGTTGCCTTCCTGCAGTACACGTCGGGTTCGACCCGGACGCCGGCCGGCGTCATGGTCACGCACGCCAACGCCGTGTCGAACATGGTGCAGATGGCTGACGACACCTTCGCGCTGACCGGCGGAAAGGCGCCGGAAGGACTCAACCTGGTGTCGTGGATGCCGTTCTACCACGACCTGGGTCTGCTCGGAACTGTCATCTACCCGATGGTCCTGCGCGTGCACACCGTGCACATGAGCCCGATGGCGTTCCTGGCGAAGCCGGCGCGCTGGATGCAGGAGCTCGCCAAGGCTCCCGTCGGATTCACCGGTGGGCCGAACTTCGCCTACGAGCTGGCCGTGCGGCGGACCTCCGACGAGGACATGGCGGGTCTCGACCTGAGCAACGTGCACACCTTCTGTTTCGGTGCGGAGCGCATTCACGCCGCGACGCTGCGACGCTTCGTCGACCGATTCACCAAGTTCAACGTGAACCCTGCCGCCCTGCGCCCCGGCTACGGGCTGGCCGAGGCGAGCGTCTACCTGACGTCCAACACCCCCGGCAACCCGCCGCCGACCGCGCGGTTCGACTACACCAAGCTGGCCGCCGGTACGGCCGTGCCCAGTGGTGCCGAAGGTGGCGTCGAGCTGGTCAGCTGCGGTGTTCCTCGGGCCTGCACCCTACGTATCGTGGATCCGGAAACCCAGACCGAAAACCCGGAAGGCACAGTCGGCGAGATCTGGACACACGGCCCCAACGTCGCAGCGGGCTACTGGCACAACCAGCAGGCCACCGAAGCTACCTTCGGTGGCAAGCTCGTCGACCCGACTCCGGGGACACCGCAGGGGCCCTGGCTCATGACCGGCGACCTCGGCGTCATCTCCGGAGGAGAGCTCTACATCGTCGGCCGGATCAAGGACCTGCTGATCGTCGACGGGCGTAACCACTACCCGGACGACATCGAGGCCACCGTTCAGGAAATCACCGGTGGGCGTGTCGCCGCGGTCTCGATCCCCAACAGCCACTCCGAGCAGCTTGTTACGATCGCGGAGTTCAAGAACAAGGGGGGTTCCGATGAGGAGATCCTGGACAGGCTGACCGAGGTACGTCGCAAGGTGACGGCCGCGCTGTCCAAGGCGCACGGCCTGGTGAGTGGAGACCTGGTCCTGGTGTCGCCGGGTGCCATCCCGATCACGACCAGCGGCAAGATCCGCCGTTCCAGCTGCGTAGAGATCTACCAGCGTGATGGATTCGACCGACTGGATGCTACTGCTCGGTCTGTATGA
- a CDS encoding serine hydrolase domain-containing protein: protein MTQHLEVRRAQLPANVHGVADPNFACAVRAFAAMFPGRRFGGGALAIYLDGQPVVDVWTGWSDRAGQVPWSADTGAMVFSATKGAASTVIHRLVDRGLIDYDVPVAQYWPEFGANGKAAITVRELLGHRAGLTHLNGASRADLLDHVTMEARMAAAAPGPERGKPAYHALTYGWLVSGLARAVTGVGMRELFRTELAGPLGIDGMHLGRPPADAPTVAAEIIMPQRSRRNAVVDLVAPRAASALRYGGLGAFYFPGVMDTVRGGIPFLDTEAAALNGVATARGLARLYGALANGGQIDGTQLLSPQLVAGLTGPHTLELDRTIGVPLAFHLGYHAIPFGPVLPGFGHVGLGGSMGWADPASGLAIGFVHNRLLTRFVAIDHAGFVGTAALIRRGVAQGRRHGYTPIPQLGEPFAAPDAATG, encoded by the coding sequence ATGACACAGCATCTCGAGGTTCGTCGGGCGCAGCTTCCGGCGAACGTGCACGGCGTTGCCGACCCGAACTTCGCCTGTGCTGTGCGCGCCTTCGCCGCAATGTTCCCGGGTCGCCGTTTCGGCGGCGGGGCGCTGGCGATCTACCTCGATGGACAGCCCGTGGTGGACGTGTGGACCGGATGGTCGGACCGGGCGGGACAGGTGCCGTGGTCGGCCGACACCGGCGCCATGGTGTTCTCGGCGACCAAGGGTGCGGCGTCGACGGTCATCCACCGGCTGGTCGACCGAGGACTCATCGACTACGACGTGCCGGTGGCGCAGTACTGGCCGGAGTTCGGGGCGAACGGCAAGGCCGCGATCACCGTCCGCGAGCTGTTGGGACACCGAGCAGGCCTGACCCACCTCAACGGCGCCAGCAGGGCGGACCTACTGGACCACGTGACGATGGAAGCCCGGATGGCCGCTGCGGCGCCGGGACCCGAGCGCGGCAAACCCGCCTATCACGCGCTGACGTACGGCTGGCTGGTGTCCGGGCTGGCCCGGGCCGTCACCGGCGTGGGAATGCGTGAGCTGTTCCGCACGGAGCTGGCCGGACCGCTGGGTATCGACGGAATGCACCTGGGCCGCCCGCCCGCCGACGCTCCTACCGTCGCAGCGGAGATCATCATGCCCCAGCGCAGTCGGCGAAACGCGGTAGTGGACCTGGTGGCGCCGCGGGCCGCCTCGGCGCTGCGGTACGGGGGCCTGGGCGCCTTCTACTTCCCAGGGGTGATGGACACCGTCCGCGGCGGCATTCCGTTCCTGGACACCGAGGCCGCCGCCCTCAACGGGGTGGCCACCGCCCGCGGGCTGGCCCGCCTCTACGGCGCCCTGGCCAACGGCGGGCAGATCGACGGCACTCAATTGCTGTCACCCCAACTCGTGGCGGGCCTGACCGGTCCGCACACGCTCGAGCTAGACCGCACCATCGGGGTTCCGTTGGCGTTCCACCTGGGCTATCACGCGATCCCGTTCGGACCGGTGCTGCCCGGATTCGGTCACGTCGGGCTGGGCGGATCCATGGGGTGGGCGGATCCTGCCTCCGGGCTGGCGATCGGCTTCGTGCACAACCGGCTGCTGACCCGATTCGTGGCAATCGACCATGCCGGTTTCGTCGGAACGGCCGCGCTGATTCGCCGCGGCGTCGCCCAGGGGCGCCGGCACGGCTACACGCCGATCCCGCAGCTGGGGGAGCCGTTCGCCGCGCCGGATGCCGCGACCGGCTAG
- a CDS encoding FeoA family protein: protein MRRWRRRSSQGTESANVLADLAPGQRATIVGAALHAPPAVANRLRQLGFRPAARVDVVRRAPLGDPTIYRVQDTELCLRRREARLIEIDPEIDACGGQR from the coding sequence ATGCGCAGGTGGCGGCGACGATCGTCGCAGGGAACCGAATCGGCGAACGTGCTCGCCGACTTGGCGCCGGGCCAGCGGGCCACCATCGTCGGTGCCGCATTGCACGCCCCGCCGGCGGTGGCAAATCGACTGCGTCAGCTCGGATTCCGCCCCGCCGCCCGCGTCGACGTGGTGCGCCGGGCCCCGCTGGGCGATCCCACCATCTACCGCGTGCAAGACACCGAACTGTGTCTGCGGCGCCGGGAAGCCCGGCTGATCGAGATCGACCCGGAAATCGATGCGTGCGGTGGTCAGCGATGA
- a CDS encoding thioesterase II family protein — protein sequence MTDRTPKLYIFPHAGGSPQYYVPFSKTFTTDVKRIGVQYPGKGGTHDLGAFTSIEDLADQVCKTVAPPAPTDGPVAFFGHSMGALLAFEVARRFEADGHRIAALFVSAAGAPGRAGYDNIPESDRGLLDAVSTMTGVNPEFLENEEFAAKILPTLRGLKAIANYDCPPEARVTCPLFAFHGDEDDVATAEKVGPWAERTTAEFSARVFTAPGHHFYLTEHLPELVGDIEQKIAQYCQE from the coding sequence GTGACTGACCGTACGCCGAAGCTCTACATCTTCCCGCATGCCGGCGGATCGCCGCAGTACTACGTGCCGTTCTCCAAGACCTTCACCACCGACGTCAAGCGCATCGGCGTTCAGTACCCGGGCAAGGGCGGAACCCATGACCTGGGCGCCTTCACCAGCATCGAAGACCTCGCCGACCAGGTCTGCAAGACGGTCGCACCGCCGGCTCCGACTGACGGGCCGGTCGCCTTCTTCGGTCACAGCATGGGCGCGCTGCTGGCGTTCGAGGTGGCGCGCCGATTCGAGGCCGACGGACATCGGATTGCCGCGCTGTTCGTGTCGGCTGCGGGCGCACCGGGACGAGCCGGCTACGACAACATTCCCGAGTCCGACCGCGGCCTGCTGGACGCCGTCAGCACCATGACGGGAGTCAACCCCGAATTCTTGGAAAACGAGGAGTTCGCGGCCAAGATCCTCCCGACCCTGCGCGGCCTGAAAGCCATCGCGAACTATGACTGTCCGCCCGAGGCGCGAGTGACCTGTCCGCTGTTTGCGTTCCATGGTGACGAAGATGACGTCGCCACCGCGGAGAAAGTGGGTCCGTGGGCGGAGCGCACCACCGCCGAATTCAGCGCGCGGGTGTTCACCGCACCCGGCCACCACTTCTACCTCACCGAACACCTGCCGGAACTGGTCGGCGATATCGAGCAGAAGATCGCGCAGTACTGCCAGGAATGA
- the mutA gene encoding methylmalonyl-CoA mutase small subunit, with translation MSIDVSAEPAGIQQARARWRAAVAGVLAKSARREPADIDAETGGEPERLLDTPVEGLAGQGGFAVRALYTALDALPEPPLPGQWPFVRGADARRDVNTGWKVAEVFPIGGSASAADANGAVLSALTDGVSALTLRVGEAGVPAAELRGVFDDVYLDLVPVLLDGAGAGDYTTAAETMLALVEALDPDNRANLSVDLGADPLTAPLTDRSAPSIDEVIAVASQAVAHPGVRAIAVHGPALHNLGAGASGELAAGLAAAVAYLRVLTDAGLSVADAARQISFRIAADDDQFITIAKIRAARQLWARVTEVAGAPEAGAAVVHAETSLAMMTQRDPWVNMLRTTLAAFGAGVGGADTVLVWPFDTVIPGGQPGTSTTFSRRIARNTQLLLLEESHLGQVLDPAGGSWFVEDLTEQLAQQAWRQFQEIEELGGFEAARGHIGERIAEVAAARAEDIAHRRSAITGVNEYPNLDEAPLPPSATQNPPAGLRRYAAQFEALRDRSDAYLARTGARPQALLLPLGSIAEHNVRTTFAANLLASGGIEAINPGTVNAEQVADAVAEAGSPAAVVLCGSDARYGAEAAAVIGAARTAGVDRVYLAGPAKALAGNSDTDPKPDDYLTMKIDAVQALSDLLTRLGA, from the coding sequence GTGTCAATCGACGTGTCCGCCGAACCCGCCGGCATCCAGCAGGCCCGAGCACGCTGGCGTGCCGCCGTGGCCGGGGTGCTGGCCAAGAGCGCGCGCCGCGAGCCGGCCGATATCGACGCCGAGACCGGCGGTGAGCCCGAGCGGCTGCTGGACACCCCGGTGGAGGGGTTGGCAGGGCAGGGCGGCTTCGCCGTTCGGGCGCTCTACACCGCGTTGGACGCGCTACCCGAGCCGCCGTTGCCGGGTCAGTGGCCCTTCGTGCGCGGCGCCGACGCGCGGCGCGATGTCAACACCGGCTGGAAGGTCGCCGAGGTCTTTCCCATCGGCGGATCGGCTTCGGCCGCCGACGCCAACGGCGCCGTTCTGAGTGCCCTGACCGACGGCGTCAGCGCGCTGACACTGCGGGTCGGCGAAGCGGGCGTGCCGGCTGCCGAGCTGCGGGGCGTATTCGACGACGTCTACCTGGACCTGGTTCCGGTACTGCTCGACGGTGCCGGTGCCGGCGACTACACCACCGCCGCCGAGACCATGCTGGCCCTGGTCGAGGCACTCGACCCGGACAATCGCGCCAATTTGTCGGTGGATTTGGGCGCCGACCCGCTGACCGCGCCGCTGACTGACCGTTCGGCACCGTCGATCGACGAGGTGATCGCGGTGGCGTCGCAGGCCGTCGCGCATCCGGGGGTGCGGGCCATCGCCGTCCACGGCCCGGCCCTGCACAACCTGGGCGCCGGCGCGTCGGGGGAGTTGGCTGCCGGCCTGGCCGCGGCCGTGGCCTACCTGCGGGTGCTCACCGATGCCGGCCTGTCGGTGGCCGACGCCGCCCGCCAGATCAGCTTCCGGATCGCCGCCGACGATGACCAGTTCATCACGATCGCCAAGATCCGGGCGGCGCGCCAACTGTGGGCGCGGGTCACCGAGGTCGCCGGGGCGCCTGAAGCCGGTGCCGCCGTCGTCCACGCCGAGACATCCCTGGCGATGATGACGCAGCGTGACCCGTGGGTGAACATGCTGCGCACCACCCTGGCCGCCTTCGGCGCCGGTGTCGGCGGAGCTGACACCGTGCTGGTGTGGCCGTTTGACACGGTGATCCCGGGTGGGCAGCCCGGCACCTCGACAACGTTCTCGCGGCGGATCGCCCGCAACACCCAACTGCTGCTGCTCGAAGAGTCGCACCTGGGCCAGGTCCTGGACCCGGCCGGCGGGTCCTGGTTCGTCGAAGACCTCACCGAACAGTTGGCGCAGCAGGCCTGGCGTCAGTTCCAGGAGATCGAGGAGCTGGGCGGATTCGAGGCCGCCCGCGGGCACATCGGCGAGCGGATCGCCGAGGTTGCCGCCGCGCGGGCCGAGGACATCGCACATCGGCGCAGTGCGATCACCGGCGTCAACGAGTACCCGAACCTCGACGAGGCGCCGTTGCCGCCGTCTGCGACACAGAACCCGCCGGCCGGCTTGCGGCGCTACGCTGCGCAGTTCGAGGCGCTGCGAGACCGCTCCGACGCCTACCTAGCGCGTACCGGTGCCCGGCCGCAGGCGTTGCTGCTGCCGCTGGGGTCGATCGCCGAACACAACGTTCGGACTACCTTTGCCGCGAACCTGCTGGCCTCCGGCGGCATCGAGGCGATCAACCCCGGCACGGTGAACGCCGAGCAGGTGGCCGACGCCGTGGCGGAGGCCGGCTCACCCGCTGCGGTGGTGCTGTGCGGCAGCGATGCCCGTTACGGCGCCGAAGCGGCCGCGGTCATCGGGGCGGCTCGTACCGCCGGAGTCGACCGGGTCTACCTGGCGGGGCCGGCCAAGGCATTAGCCGGCAACTCCGACACCGATCCGAAGCCAGACGACTACCTGACCATGAAAATCGATGCGGTGCAGGCGCTGTCGGACTTACTGACCCGATTGGGGGCCTGA